A portion of the Cyanobium sp. PCC 7001 genome contains these proteins:
- a CDS encoding chloride channel protein, with product MHSTSIRQLLEHRWLVVVLALIVTGLGATTAALLFRSGLDGLGRWRIHMLELGPRWLVLPAIGGGGGLLAGSLVQLLSPTAQGSGIPQVMQFLRRQPIPMGFQVGAVKLVAGIVAIGSGFPLGPSGPSVQMGSSVGWEMARLLRAPNAFRRLIVAAGGGAGIAAVFRAPIGGFLYTLEELLQGARPVVMLLVLVTTFWADTWADLLGLARLVNLEPESNLGGSPSTFQLQRQVLTFVVVRPIDLLWLLLLGILVAIAAELYCRYVVELQRLRLRWRIPLAGAMTATGGLLGLVDAWLPPDFINRAGIRQAVAEGNVDLAKALAIFLVVFLTTGMAAAAGTPGGLFAPMLTLGGALGLAAAAGVEQLGPSAPTTAVFAGMGAFMAASARAPISATFLTFTVTKDLLILRPVLVACLGSLVMARVLHRQSLFKRLMLPVPAGPGDGASSPAPIRLSSMPLRPRPEEKPGSETGHGTSRATDP from the coding sequence GTGCACAGCACCTCCATCCGCCAGCTGCTGGAACATCGCTGGCTGGTGGTGGTGCTCGCCCTGATCGTCACGGGGCTGGGGGCCACCACCGCCGCCCTGCTGTTCCGCAGCGGCCTCGATGGGCTCGGACGCTGGCGCATTCACATGCTGGAGCTGGGCCCCCGCTGGCTGGTGCTGCCGGCCATCGGAGGAGGCGGCGGGTTGCTGGCGGGATCCCTGGTGCAGCTGCTCTCCCCCACGGCCCAGGGCTCCGGCATTCCCCAGGTGATGCAGTTCCTGCGCCGACAGCCGATTCCGATGGGATTCCAGGTGGGTGCCGTGAAGCTGGTGGCCGGCATCGTGGCGATCGGCAGCGGATTCCCGCTGGGTCCCTCCGGCCCTTCGGTGCAGATGGGCAGCTCGGTGGGCTGGGAGATGGCGCGGCTGCTGCGGGCCCCCAACGCCTTCCGCCGGCTGATCGTGGCCGCAGGAGGCGGTGCCGGCATCGCGGCGGTGTTCCGGGCACCGATCGGCGGCTTCCTCTACACCCTGGAGGAACTGCTGCAGGGCGCCAGACCGGTGGTGATGCTGCTGGTGCTGGTGACCACCTTCTGGGCCGACACCTGGGCTGATCTGCTCGGGCTGGCCCGGCTGGTGAATCTCGAACCGGAGTCGAACCTGGGGGGCTCCCCCAGCACCTTCCAGCTGCAGCGGCAGGTTCTCACCTTCGTGGTGGTGCGTCCGATCGACCTGCTGTGGCTGTTGCTGCTGGGCATCCTCGTGGCCATCGCCGCCGAGCTCTACTGCCGCTACGTGGTGGAGCTGCAGCGCCTGCGCCTGCGCTGGCGGATTCCCCTGGCGGGAGCGATGACGGCCACCGGTGGCCTGCTGGGGCTGGTGGATGCCTGGCTCCCGCCCGACTTCATCAACCGTGCCGGCATCCGCCAGGCCGTTGCCGAGGGCAATGTGGACCTCGCCAAGGCGCTGGCGATCTTTCTGGTGGTGTTCCTCACCACCGGCATGGCAGCGGCGGCAGGCACCCCCGGCGGCCTGTTCGCGCCCATGCTCACCCTGGGCGGAGCGCTGGGCCTGGCCGCGGCCGCCGGGGTGGAGCAGCTGGGACCCTCCGCCCCCACCACCGCCGTGTTCGCCGGCATGGGGGCCTTCATGGCGGCCAGTGCCCGGGCGCCGATCAGCGCCACCTTCCTCACCTTCACCGTCACCAAGGATCTGCTGATCCTCCGGCCCGTGCTGGTGGCCTGCCTGGGCAGCTTGGTGATGGCCCGGGTGCTGCACCGGCAGTCGCTGTTCAAGCGGCTGATGCTTCCCGTTCCTGCCGGCCCCGGCGATGGGGCCTCCAGCCCGGCCCCGATCCGGCTCAGCTCCATGCCGCTGCGCCCCCGCCCCGAGGAGAAACCGGGCAGCGAGACCGGGCACGGAACCAGCCGTGCCACAGACCCCTGA
- a CDS encoding radical SAM protein, whose product MLAFPSTYSVGITSLGYQVVWATLARRADVDVRRLFTDQGDPPHRRCDLFGLSLSWELDGPVLLDLLERNRIPLWASERGDDDPIVFGGGPVLTANPEPLAPFLDAVLLGDGELLLPSFIDALQACRQAPRGERLAHLATVPGIYVPALYRPDYAADGSLLAVSPVHPDLPASVAKQTWQGNTLSHSTVVTPEAAWPSIHMVEVVRSCPELCRFCLASYLTLPFRTPSLDDGLIPAVEKGLTVTRRLGLLGASVTQHPQFADLLQWLDQDRFADTRVSVSSVRAATVTPELGRILARRGSKSLTIAIESGSERMRQLVNKKLATEEIFAAARYAKEGGLTGLKLYGMAGLPTEEEADIEATASLLLELKKATPGLRLSLGVSTFVPKAHTPFQWQGVRPEAEKRLKLLAKRLRPKGVELRPESYGWSVIQALLSRSDRRLAPVIAAARGQHESLGGWKRAYRAVLAGEVERPAGMPPPPPWEDVIHATWSVERVLPWDHLRGPLSKAVLGDHARRSLLGAA is encoded by the coding sequence GTGCTGGCCTTTCCCAGCACGTACAGCGTGGGCATCACCAGCCTGGGGTACCAGGTGGTGTGGGCCACCCTGGCTCGACGCGCGGATGTGGATGTGCGGCGCCTGTTCACCGACCAGGGGGACCCACCCCATCGCCGCTGCGACCTGTTCGGCCTCTCCCTGAGCTGGGAGCTGGATGGCCCGGTGCTGCTGGATCTGCTTGAGCGCAACAGGATTCCGCTCTGGGCGAGCGAACGGGGCGACGACGATCCGATCGTGTTCGGCGGCGGGCCGGTGCTCACCGCCAACCCGGAACCGTTGGCCCCCTTCCTCGATGCGGTGCTGCTCGGGGATGGGGAGCTGCTGCTGCCCTCCTTCATCGACGCGCTGCAGGCCTGCCGCCAGGCACCGCGGGGCGAGCGTCTGGCCCATCTGGCCACGGTGCCGGGGATCTACGTGCCCGCGCTCTACCGTCCCGACTACGCCGCTGACGGCAGCCTGCTGGCGGTGAGCCCGGTGCACCCTGATCTGCCCGCCAGCGTGGCCAAGCAGACCTGGCAGGGCAACACCCTCAGCCACTCCACAGTGGTCACCCCGGAGGCCGCCTGGCCCTCGATCCACATGGTGGAGGTGGTGCGGAGCTGCCCGGAGCTCTGCCGCTTCTGCCTGGCCAGCTACCTCACCCTGCCCTTCCGCACGCCCTCCCTCGACGACGGCCTGATTCCCGCCGTGGAGAAGGGGCTCACCGTGACCCGGCGGCTGGGACTGCTGGGGGCCTCGGTGACCCAGCACCCCCAGTTCGCCGACCTGCTCCAGTGGCTCGACCAGGACCGCTTCGCGGACACCCGGGTGAGCGTGAGCTCGGTGCGGGCGGCCACGGTGACGCCGGAGCTGGGCCGGATCCTGGCCAGGCGGGGCAGCAAATCGCTCACGATCGCGATCGAGAGCGGCAGTGAGCGGATGCGGCAGCTGGTGAACAAGAAGCTCGCCACCGAGGAGATCTTTGCCGCCGCCCGCTATGCAAAGGAGGGTGGACTCACCGGCCTCAAGCTCTACGGCATGGCCGGCCTGCCCACCGAGGAGGAGGCCGACATCGAGGCCACCGCCTCCCTGCTGCTGGAGCTCAAGAAGGCCACACCAGGGCTGCGGCTCAGCCTGGGGGTGAGCACCTTCGTGCCCAAGGCCCACACGCCGTTCCAGTGGCAGGGGGTGCGGCCGGAGGCCGAGAAACGCCTGAAGCTGCTGGCCAAGCGGCTCCGGCCCAAGGGGGTGGAGCTGCGCCCCGAGAGCTACGGCTGGAGCGTGATCCAGGCCCTGCTCTCCCGCAGCGACCGGCGCCTGGCGCCGGTGATCGCCGCCGCCCGGGGGCAGCACGAGAGCCTGGGTGGATGGAAACGGGCCTACCGCGCCGTGCTGGCCGGCGAGGTGGAACGGCCGGCGGGAATGCCGCCGCCGCCCCCGTGGGAGGACGTGATCCACGCCACCTGGAGCGTGGAGCGGGTGCTGCCCTGGGACCACCTGCGCGGCCCGCTGAGCAAGGCGGTGCTGGGCGACCACGCCAGGCGAAGTCTGCTGGGGGCGGCCTGA
- the purU gene encoding formyltetrahydrofolate deformylase, with protein MSAPTAILQLICTDRPALVSELSGWVAANGGNIRHADHHTDLGAGLFLSRIEWALEGFGLPREAIPPAVSALARRLGGEGELHFSDAIPRAAIFVSRQDHALVDLLWRVRAGELPMQVPLVVSNHPDLQPVAEGFGACFVHVPVSAASKAEAERTQLELLRQHGIELVVLAKYMQVLSAGFLEAFQRQPSQAGGGVGGSPRVINIHHSFLPAFQGAQPYHRAWERGVKLIGATAHYVTEDLDAGPIIEQATVHVSHRDEVEDLIRKGRDTERLALARAVRLHLRRQVMVYRGRTAVFD; from the coding sequence ATGTCAGCACCGACGGCCATCCTGCAGCTGATCTGTACGGACCGTCCGGCACTGGTCAGTGAACTCTCCGGCTGGGTGGCCGCCAACGGCGGCAACATCCGCCATGCCGATCACCACACCGACCTGGGAGCCGGCCTGTTTCTGAGCCGCATCGAGTGGGCTCTGGAGGGATTCGGGCTGCCGCGCGAGGCGATCCCGCCGGCCGTCTCGGCCCTGGCCCGCCGCCTGGGCGGGGAGGGGGAGCTGCACTTCTCCGACGCCATCCCCCGGGCGGCCATCTTCGTGAGCCGCCAGGACCATGCCCTGGTGGATCTGCTCTGGCGCGTGCGCGCCGGGGAGCTGCCGATGCAGGTGCCGCTGGTGGTGTCAAACCATCCGGACCTCCAGCCCGTGGCGGAGGGCTTCGGGGCCTGCTTTGTCCATGTGCCCGTGTCAGCGGCCAGCAAGGCGGAGGCGGAACGGACCCAGCTGGAGCTGCTGCGGCAGCACGGCATCGAGCTGGTGGTGCTGGCCAAGTACATGCAGGTGCTGAGCGCCGGGTTTCTCGAGGCCTTCCAGCGGCAGCCCTCCCAGGCCGGCGGCGGGGTGGGCGGCAGCCCCCGGGTGATCAACATTCACCACTCCTTCCTGCCGGCGTTCCAGGGGGCCCAGCCCTACCACCGGGCCTGGGAGCGGGGCGTGAAGTTGATCGGCGCCACAGCCCACTACGTGACCGAGGACCTGGATGCCGGACCAATCATCGAGCAGGCCACCGTGCATGTGAGTCACCGCGACGAGGTGGAGGATCTGATCCGCAAGGGCCGCGACACCGAACGGCTGGCGCTCGCCAGGGCCGTGCGCCTGCATCTGCGCCGCCAGGTGATGGTCTACCGCGGACGCACGGCGGTGTTCGACTGA
- a CDS encoding sulfiredoxin produces the protein MRVDILPLAAIRRPLQRSLDEQKVRSLMASIEAEGLREPIEVLEVEGRFWGFNGCHRVAAHERLGLRTIRARIRRATPQVLRMHLL, from the coding sequence ATGCGTGTGGACATCCTGCCGCTGGCGGCCATCCGCCGCCCCCTGCAGCGGAGCCTGGATGAGCAGAAGGTGCGCAGCCTCATGGCCTCGATCGAAGCCGAGGGCCTGCGCGAGCCGATCGAGGTGCTGGAGGTGGAGGGCCGATTCTGGGGCTTCAACGGCTGCCATCGGGTGGCCGCCCATGAACGTCTGGGTCTCAGGACGATCCGGGCCCGGATCCGGCGCGCCACCCCGCAGGTGCTACGGATGCATCTGCTCTGA
- the psbQ gene encoding photosystem II protein PsbQ codes for MATGSPVRFRFAALLRACGGTVRRLASFALAALLCVGLTACSGGQAKPPSLSADDIAAIERQAEGFLAARDRLPELATLVKERDWTFTRNLLHGPMQEVGRQMLYINQRLLPADRPEADKLASQLKTAMAQLDEAARLQDGEKLRKAYIQVASGFGRYAQILPEQVQADLKQV; via the coding sequence ATGGCCACCGGTTCGCCAGTCCGATTTCGTTTCGCCGCTCTGCTGAGGGCCTGCGGCGGAACCGTGCGCCGGCTCGCCTCGTTCGCTCTGGCGGCCCTGCTCTGCGTGGGGCTCACGGCCTGCAGCGGCGGCCAGGCCAAGCCCCCCAGCCTCAGTGCCGACGACATCGCGGCCATCGAGCGCCAGGCGGAAGGCTTCCTGGCCGCCCGCGACCGTCTGCCCGAACTGGCCACCCTGGTGAAGGAGCGCGACTGGACCTTCACCCGCAACCTGCTGCATGGCCCCATGCAGGAAGTGGGCCGCCAGATGCTCTACATCAACCAGCGGCTGCTGCCGGCCGACCGCCCCGAAGCCGACAAGCTGGCCAGCCAGCTGAAGACCGCCATGGCCCAGCTCGATGAGGCCGCCCGCCTCCAGGACGGCGAGAAGCTGCGGAAGGCCTACATCCAGGTGGCCAGCGGCTTCGGGCGCTACGCCCAGATCCTGCCGGAGCAGGTCCAGGCCGATCTCAAGCAGGTCTGA
- the acnB gene encoding bifunctional aconitate hydratase 2/2-methylisocitrate dehydratase, translating into MAADTFLASYRAAAAEREALGIPALPLTAEQTQALTELLEAPPAGEERFLLHLLSERIPPGVDEAAYVKAGWLSGVAKGTATSPLVSPVEAVRLLATMIGGYNVGALIELLSSSDAAIAAAAAEGLSRTLLVYDAFHDVLELAETNPWARKVVDSWAAAEWFTAKPALPAEITVTVFKVEGETNTDDLSPATHATTRPDIPLHATAMLETRMPGGLELIGELKQKGHPVAYVGDVVGTGSSRKSAINSVLWHTGTDIPHVPNKRSGGVVLGGKIAPIFFNTAEDSGALPIECDVTALSSGDVITIRPYAGTIERAAGEPNAGEVVARFELKPSTITDEVRAGGRIPLMIGRALTDKVRAQLGLPPSELFIRPSAPADTGKGFTLAQKMVGKACGLPGVRPGTSCEPLMTTVGSQDTTGPMTRDEMKELACLGFSADLVMQSFCHTAAYPKPVDLKTHAELPDFISSRGGVALRPGDGIIHSWLNRMLLPDTVGTGGDSHTRFPLGISFPAGSGLVAFAAAIGAMPLDMPESVLVKFTGSLQPGVTLRDVVNAIPYVAIQQGLLTVAKEGKKNVFNGRIMEIEGLPDLKLEQGFELTDATAERSCAGSTIKLSVDTVSEYLRSNVALLKNMIARGYGDARTLARRIKAMEAWLADPQLMEADADAEYAAVIEIDLDAITEPILACPNDPDNVKTLSDVAGDRIDEVFIGSCMTNIGHYRAAANVLKDQGENAARLWVCPPTRMDEEKLKEEGYYAIFEAAGSRMEMPGCSLCMGNQARVEDNTTVFSTSTRNFNNRLGNGAQVYLGSAELAAVCAQLGRIPSKEEYLAIAAEKIDPFGDELYRYLNFDQIEGFEDSGRVVSAEAEAKVLAEV; encoded by the coding sequence ATGGCCGCAGACACCTTTCTCGCCAGCTACCGCGCCGCCGCCGCGGAGCGTGAAGCCCTGGGGATCCCGGCCCTTCCCCTCACCGCCGAGCAGACCCAGGCTCTCACCGAGCTGCTGGAGGCCCCGCCGGCCGGGGAGGAACGCTTCCTGCTGCATCTGCTCAGCGAGCGCATCCCCCCCGGGGTGGATGAGGCGGCCTACGTGAAGGCCGGCTGGCTGAGCGGCGTGGCCAAGGGCACCGCCACCAGCCCGCTGGTGAGCCCGGTGGAAGCCGTGCGGCTGCTGGCCACCATGATCGGCGGGTACAACGTGGGTGCCCTGATCGAGCTGCTCTCCAGCAGCGATGCCGCCATCGCCGCCGCCGCCGCCGAGGGCCTCAGCCGCACGCTGCTGGTGTACGACGCCTTCCACGACGTGCTGGAGCTGGCCGAGACCAACCCCTGGGCCCGGAAGGTGGTGGACAGCTGGGCCGCCGCCGAGTGGTTCACCGCCAAACCCGCGTTGCCGGCCGAAATCACGGTGACGGTGTTCAAGGTGGAGGGCGAGACCAACACCGACGACCTGTCACCGGCCACCCACGCCACCACCCGGCCCGACATTCCTCTGCACGCCACGGCGATGCTGGAGACCCGCATGCCCGGCGGCCTCGAGCTGATCGGCGAGCTCAAGCAGAAGGGCCATCCGGTGGCCTACGTGGGCGACGTGGTGGGCACCGGCAGTTCCCGCAAGTCCGCCATCAACTCGGTGCTGTGGCACACCGGCACCGACATCCCCCACGTGCCGAACAAGCGCAGCGGTGGTGTGGTGCTGGGCGGCAAGATCGCGCCGATCTTCTTCAACACCGCCGAGGATTCCGGCGCCCTGCCGATCGAGTGCGACGTGACGGCGCTGAGCTCCGGCGACGTGATCACGATCCGCCCCTACGCCGGCACGATCGAGCGGGCCGCCGGCGAGCCGAACGCGGGCGAGGTGGTGGCCCGTTTCGAGCTCAAGCCCAGCACCATCACCGACGAGGTGCGGGCCGGCGGGCGCATCCCGCTGATGATCGGCCGCGCACTCACCGACAAGGTGCGCGCCCAGCTGGGTCTGCCCCCGTCCGAGCTGTTCATCCGCCCCAGCGCCCCGGCCGACACCGGCAAGGGCTTCACCCTGGCCCAGAAGATGGTGGGCAAGGCCTGCGGCCTGCCGGGCGTGCGCCCCGGCACCAGCTGCGAGCCCCTGATGACCACGGTGGGCTCCCAGGACACCACCGGGCCCATGACCCGCGACGAGATGAAGGAGCTGGCCTGCCTCGGGTTCAGCGCCGACCTGGTGATGCAGAGCTTCTGCCACACCGCCGCCTATCCCAAGCCGGTGGACCTCAAGACCCACGCCGAACTGCCCGACTTCATCAGCTCCCGCGGCGGCGTGGCCCTGCGGCCCGGCGACGGCATCATCCACAGCTGGCTCAACCGCATGCTGCTGCCCGACACGGTGGGCACCGGCGGCGACAGCCACACCCGCTTCCCCCTGGGCATCTCCTTCCCGGCCGGCTCGGGCCTGGTGGCCTTCGCCGCCGCCATCGGTGCCATGCCGCTCGACATGCCCGAATCGGTGCTGGTGAAGTTCACCGGCTCGCTGCAGCCCGGCGTGACCCTGCGCGATGTGGTGAACGCCATTCCCTACGTGGCCATCCAGCAGGGCCTGCTCACGGTGGCCAAGGAGGGCAAGAAGAACGTGTTCAACGGCCGCATCATGGAGATCGAGGGGCTCCCAGACCTCAAGCTGGAGCAGGGATTCGAGCTCACCGACGCCACCGCCGAGCGCTCCTGTGCCGGCAGCACGATCAAGCTGAGCGTGGACACGGTGAGCGAATACCTGCGCAGCAACGTGGCGCTACTGAAGAACATGATCGCCCGCGGTTACGGCGACGCCCGCACGCTGGCGCGCCGCATCAAGGCGATGGAGGCCTGGCTGGCGGATCCCCAGCTGATGGAGGCCGATGCCGACGCGGAGTACGCCGCCGTGATCGAGATCGACCTCGATGCGATCACCGAGCCGATCCTGGCCTGCCCCAACGACCCCGACAACGTGAAGACGCTCTCGGACGTGGCGGGCGATCGGATCGATGAGGTGTTCATCGGCTCCTGCATGACCAACATCGGCCACTACCGCGCCGCCGCCAACGTGCTCAAGGACCAGGGCGAGAACGCCGCGCGCCTCTGGGTCTGCCCCCCCACCCGCATGGACGAGGAGAAGCTGAAAGAGGAGGGCTACTACGCCATCTTCGAGGCGGCCGGCTCCCGCATGGAGATGCCCGGCTGCTCCCTCTGCATGGGCAACCAGGCCCGCGTCGAGGACAACACCACGGTGTTCTCCACCAGCACCCGCAACTTCAACAACCGTCTCGGCAACGGCGCCCAGGTGTACCTGGGCAGCGCCGAGCTGGCGGCGGTGTGTGCCCAGCTCGGCCGGATCCCCAGCAAGGAGGAATACCTGGCGATCGCCGCCGAGAAGATCGATCCCTTCGGCGATGAGCTCTACCGCTATCTCAACTTCGATCAGATCGAGGGGTTCGAGGATTCCGGCCGGGTGGTGAGCGCCGAAGCGGAGGCGAAGGTGCTGGCCGAGGTCTGA